From the genome of Nocardia sp. NBC_01503, one region includes:
- a CDS encoding PucR family transcriptional regulator translates to MLLSVADVLAIPVVRAGQPELVGGGSLDRPVRWVHVSELSDVAKLLVGRELILTTGQALSNDDAATVEYLESLAAAGVSGLVVELGTYVKELSPIVARTADRLNLPVVALAQVVRFVEVTEAVHRVIVADQYAELEFARTVHETFTALSVRRAALAEIVKTAAGMLDASVVLEDLTHRVLASTARHTATSTLLEHWETTSRLLPDHDANVVPVGPHTQRWGRLILRSSRVPNARARMVLERAAQTLTLHRMVERDRFGLHRQAQTGFIDDMITGRLTDERDAVALAATLGLARRSRYIPLAIDVAAPVESDPVAQQRRTAAILDAATHGVGLARVTALAAPDHGNRVNMILALSRTGDLDGTLTVVCNGMLGEIRRVSGVERAVVGVGAESDSLLDTARELAQAAHVAEVALALSSSSPRPYYRSGDVRLRGLLSLIRDEPGVQRFAETELSALLRHDIRQATDLTRTLRHFLDLAGNKTELAKRLNISRPTLYDRLSRIERILDVDLDDGETRTSLHTALLIRDLTITGTS, encoded by the coding sequence GTGCTCCTCTCCGTAGCTGATGTCCTGGCGATTCCAGTGGTGCGCGCCGGGCAGCCGGAACTCGTCGGCGGTGGGTCCCTGGACCGGCCGGTGCGGTGGGTGCACGTCAGCGAACTGTCGGATGTCGCGAAACTACTGGTCGGTCGTGAATTGATCCTCACCACCGGGCAGGCGCTCTCCAATGACGATGCCGCCACCGTCGAATATCTGGAATCCCTTGCCGCGGCCGGTGTCTCCGGCCTGGTCGTCGAACTCGGCACCTATGTGAAGGAGCTGTCGCCGATCGTGGCGCGGACCGCCGACCGGCTGAACCTGCCGGTGGTCGCCCTCGCACAGGTGGTGCGCTTCGTCGAGGTCACCGAGGCGGTGCACCGCGTCATCGTGGCGGATCAATACGCGGAGCTGGAGTTCGCGCGTACCGTGCACGAGACCTTCACCGCGCTGAGCGTGCGCCGCGCCGCACTCGCCGAGATCGTCAAGACCGCCGCCGGAATGCTCGACGCCTCCGTCGTATTGGAGGATCTGACCCACCGCGTGCTCGCCTCCACGGCCCGGCACACCGCCACCTCGACACTGCTCGAACACTGGGAAACCACCTCACGGCTGCTGCCCGATCACGATGCGAATGTGGTTCCCGTCGGCCCGCACACCCAGCGCTGGGGCCGACTCATCCTGCGCTCCAGCCGCGTTCCCAATGCCCGCGCGCGCATGGTTCTGGAGCGCGCCGCGCAAACCCTGACCCTGCACCGCATGGTGGAGCGCGACCGCTTCGGCCTGCATCGACAGGCGCAGACCGGCTTCATCGACGATATGATCACCGGCCGCCTCACCGATGAACGCGATGCGGTAGCGCTCGCCGCGACCCTCGGCTTGGCCCGGCGTTCGCGCTACATCCCGCTCGCCATCGATGTCGCGGCACCGGTCGAATCCGATCCGGTGGCCCAACAGCGCCGCACCGCCGCGATTCTCGACGCCGCCACGCACGGCGTCGGCCTGGCCCGCGTCACCGCCCTGGCCGCGCCGGACCACGGCAATCGCGTCAATATGATCCTCGCGCTCTCCCGCACCGGAGACCTCGACGGCACCCTCACCGTGGTCTGCAATGGCATGCTCGGCGAAATCCGCCGCGTCTCCGGGGTGGAGCGCGCGGTGGTCGGCGTCGGCGCGGAATCGGACTCCCTGCTGGACACCGCCCGCGAACTGGCGCAGGCCGCGCACGTCGCGGAAGTGGCGCTGGCCCTGAGCTCTTCATCGCCCCGCCCCTACTATCGCAGCGGCGATGTCCGCCTTCGCGGCCTGCTGTCCCTGATCCGCGACGAGCCCGGCGTCCAGCGCTTCGCCGAAACCGAACTGAGCGCACTACTGCGACATGACATCCGCCAGGCCACCGACCTGACCCGCACCCTCCGCCACTTCCTCGACCTCGCGGGCAATAAGACCGAGCTCGCCAAGCGCCTCAACATCTCCCGTCCCACCCTCTACGACCGGCTCTCCCGCATCGAGCGCATCCTCGATGTGGACCTGGACGACGGCGAGACCCGAACCTCCCTGCACACCGCCCTGCTGATCCGCGACCTGACCATCACCGGCACCTCGTAG
- a CDS encoding HNH endonuclease signature motif containing protein translates to MSSSGGDASVDGVGDSAPPLRVDCCTELSDAVIGLLEGSFLNLTDDEVIEALREVETCARQLVVVSRRLTIEAAERKLPKTTGADTVRRFLIETLRLSSADAGARAKAAEELGTWHDLQGEPKPVTLALAAAAQAEGDISPDHVRAIEKAMDRLPDRCSATDREAAQDQLVTYARTGWPDDVVKVGNRILAHLDPDGTLIEEKDQQRMRGIVLGRQRADGMRGIKGELTPEFCALLEPVLAKFARPGMCNPDDAESPTAANTSIDPDQLRMAAGRDLRSAAQRTHDALLTLLQPGVTPDGLGTHRGLPVATILTMTINQVEEAAGVATTATGGTVPLTTALRLAERSRPYLAVFDHAGMPLHLGRDKRLATLAQRLALIASIRGCSRPGCDAPASLSAVHHVTEWSKDGPTDVSNETLACDHCHGLVHDGPGGWKTIVLGQDSAYPGRTGWIAPRHIDPTRTARVNHRHHPGELLAQTVARITVRKEREAAEYRKRLRRHVTHDREPAGLTPAE, encoded by the coding sequence ATGAGTTCGAGTGGGGGAGATGCGAGTGTAGACGGGGTCGGGGACTCCGCTCCGCCGTTGCGCGTCGACTGCTGTACCGAACTCTCCGATGCGGTCATCGGGTTGTTGGAGGGTTCGTTCCTGAACCTCACCGATGATGAGGTCATCGAGGCACTGCGCGAAGTGGAAACCTGCGCAAGGCAATTGGTGGTGGTGTCGCGCCGGTTGACCATCGAAGCGGCCGAGCGGAAGTTGCCGAAGACCACCGGTGCGGATACCGTGCGGCGATTTCTGATCGAGACGCTGCGGTTGTCTTCCGCTGACGCTGGGGCGCGTGCGAAGGCCGCGGAGGAACTCGGTACCTGGCACGACCTGCAAGGCGAACCGAAGCCGGTCACCCTGGCGCTCGCCGCGGCCGCACAGGCGGAGGGCGATATCTCGCCTGATCATGTGCGGGCGATCGAGAAGGCGATGGATCGCCTGCCCGACAGGTGTTCTGCCACCGACCGTGAGGCCGCGCAGGACCAGTTGGTCACCTACGCGCGCACCGGTTGGCCGGACGATGTGGTCAAGGTCGGCAATCGCATTCTGGCGCATCTGGATCCCGATGGGACATTGATCGAGGAGAAGGATCAGCAGCGCATGCGCGGGATTGTGCTGGGGCGTCAGCGCGCGGATGGAATGCGCGGTATCAAGGGTGAGCTGACCCCGGAGTTCTGCGCACTGCTGGAACCGGTGCTGGCCAAGTTCGCGCGCCCCGGTATGTGCAATCCGGATGACGCGGAAAGTCCCACCGCCGCAAATACTTCCATCGATCCTGACCAGTTGCGTATGGCCGCCGGGCGGGACCTGCGCTCCGCCGCCCAGCGCACCCATGACGCGTTGCTGACCCTGCTGCAACCCGGCGTCACCCCCGACGGCTTGGGCACGCATCGAGGGCTGCCGGTCGCCACGATTTTGACCATGACGATCAATCAGGTCGAGGAGGCCGCCGGGGTGGCGACCACCGCGACGGGCGGCACCGTGCCCTTGACGACGGCGCTGCGATTGGCCGAGCGCTCGCGCCCCTATTTGGCGGTGTTCGACCACGCGGGCATGCCGCTACATCTCGGGCGCGATAAACGCCTGGCGACCTTGGCGCAACGGTTGGCGTTGATCGCCTCGATTCGAGGATGCTCACGCCCGGGTTGTGATGCGCCCGCGAGTCTTTCGGCGGTGCACCATGTCACCGAATGGTCCAAGGATGGGCCGACGGATGTGAGTAATGAGACGCTGGCGTGCGATCACTGCCATGGCCTGGTGCATGACGGGCCCGGCGGTTGGAAAACCATTGTCCTGGGTCAGGATTCGGCGTACCCCGGGCGGACGGGTTGGATCGCGCCCCGGCATATCGACCCCACTCGGACCGCTCGGGTCAATCACCGGCATCATCCGGGGGAGTTGCTCGCGCAGACCGTTGCCAGGATCACCGTACGTAAGGAACGTGAAGCTGCCGAGTATCGGAAACGGTTGCGGCGGCACGTAACTCACGATCGTGAGCCTGCCGGGCTGACACCTGCGGAGTGA
- a CDS encoding methyltransferase family protein: MNTAAAITSWIWLALEVALQVRDRVRGTGSTALDQRTRLMIFLLMFPTIFIASVISGALPDDSPLRFPGPLGLWETVGVAVMWLGLALRVWAITVLGSSFRTTVEVHSGQTVVDRGPYHWVRHPSYSGILLITLGYGLAADNWLSLLMVTLIPTYGLIRRIKVEEKVLVQAMGHSYLDYSANTKRLVPGVW; the protein is encoded by the coding sequence GTGAACACAGCCGCAGCCATCACCAGCTGGATCTGGTTGGCCCTGGAGGTCGCACTGCAAGTACGCGATCGAGTCCGCGGAACCGGCTCAACCGCACTGGACCAGCGCACTCGACTGATGATCTTCCTACTGATGTTCCCGACAATCTTCATCGCCAGCGTCATCAGCGGAGCGCTGCCCGACGACAGCCCCCTGCGATTCCCCGGCCCCCTCGGCCTCTGGGAGACAGTCGGAGTCGCCGTGATGTGGCTCGGTTTGGCGCTGCGCGTCTGGGCAATCACGGTGCTGGGCAGTTCATTTCGCACCACGGTCGAGGTGCACTCGGGCCAGACCGTGGTCGATCGCGGGCCGTATCACTGGGTACGGCACCCGTCCTACAGCGGCATTCTGCTGATCACCCTCGGATACGGCCTGGCCGCCGACAATTGGCTCTCCCTGCTCATGGTCACCCTGATCCCCACCTACGGCCTGATCCGCCGAATCAAGGTTGAGGAGAAGGTTCTGGTACAGGCGATGGGCCACAGCTATCTCGACTACAGCGCCAACACCAAGCGGCTTGTCCCCGGCGTGTGGTGA
- a CDS encoding SCO6745 family protein, whose amino-acid sequence MDSGFARAIWRVLEPLHAVTYFSPDCVAAHKAVGLRGFWMGYFGTRSAPFGPAGPNLVEATFYNFHPSMIRRALPDAWTFASPEAVLEARRTAAASVLRTITPDIETATAAALPELQAAIDAAPAPGRPLFAANRDLPTLTDPVEALWQAATTLREHRGDGHIACLLAEGIDGCEAHVLFSALTGSSPAMWQANRGWTESDWAAARHRLESRGLLADGAPTDEGRELRAHIESRTDALAMTAYTNVPGITDALSALTPIAKAVAGSGAVPYPNPMGADPA is encoded by the coding sequence ATGGACTCTGGCTTCGCCCGCGCCATATGGCGAGTACTCGAACCCCTGCATGCGGTGACCTACTTCAGCCCCGACTGCGTCGCCGCACACAAAGCCGTTGGCCTGCGCGGCTTTTGGATGGGCTACTTCGGCACTCGCTCCGCACCCTTCGGCCCGGCCGGACCGAACCTCGTCGAGGCCACCTTCTACAACTTCCATCCGTCGATGATTCGGCGCGCACTCCCGGACGCCTGGACCTTCGCCAGCCCGGAGGCCGTCCTGGAGGCTCGCCGTACCGCCGCCGCCTCGGTGCTGCGCACGATCACACCGGATATCGAAACAGCTACCGCCGCAGCGCTTCCCGAGCTGCAAGCCGCGATCGACGCCGCACCCGCGCCGGGTCGGCCGCTCTTCGCCGCCAACCGCGACCTGCCCACACTCACCGATCCGGTGGAGGCGCTGTGGCAGGCGGCGACCACCCTGCGCGAGCACCGTGGCGACGGCCATATCGCCTGTCTGCTCGCCGAGGGCATCGACGGCTGTGAGGCGCATGTACTCTTCTCCGCGCTCACCGGCTCCTCCCCTGCCATGTGGCAGGCCAACCGCGGCTGGACCGAATCCGATTGGGCCGCAGCCCGACACCGCCTCGAATCCCGGGGCCTGCTCGCCGACGGCGCACCGACCGACGAAGGCCGCGAACTGCGCGCGCACATCGAATCCCGCACCGATGCCCTCGCCATGACCGCCTACACGAATGTCCCCGGGATCACCGACGCCCTGAGCGCGCTCACGCCGATCGCGAAAGCCGTGGCCGGCAGCGGCGCTGTCCCCTACCCCAACCCGATGGGCGCGGACCCGGCTTGA
- a CDS encoding APC family permease encodes MEPSATNVLSGGTETSESGVSRLKPNVIGLLGVVFMAIATAAPITAMTGNVPFMMSSGSGIGTPAAFLLAMVVLGIFSVGFTTMSKHITATGAFYGFISFGLGRTVGLAAGLLAAFAYMVFEPSLIGIFSYFAHNTVSDQIGVDVPWWVFAVIMLAINAVGTWFGVAVAERLLVVLLATEVTVLSIMAVSVLFHGGGPEGISLAPINPINAFHGASAGLGLFFAFWSWVGFESTAMYGEESKDPKRIIPRATMIAVLGVGAFYVFVSWMAISGSGQDKAMELAGSDNPMNVFFGPTETYVGHWAVSAMQWLMITGSLACGMAFHNCAARYLYALGREGAIPGLENTIGRTHPEHGSPHIAGLVQTVVAAVLVLAFGLAGKDPYAGLYTLLAVLGTMAILIVQAVCSFAVMAYFRNNHPETRHWFKTFLAPLIGGVAMLGVVVLLVVNMGTAAGSEAGSLVLKATPYLVGLVILAGLGYATYLKRREPARYALLGRAVLEETHER; translated from the coding sequence ATGGAACCGAGTGCGACGAACGTGCTTTCGGGGGGAACCGAAACATCTGAATCGGGTGTTTCCCGACTGAAACCGAATGTCATCGGTCTGCTGGGCGTGGTGTTCATGGCGATCGCCACCGCCGCACCGATCACCGCGATGACCGGCAATGTCCCGTTCATGATGTCCTCGGGCAGTGGAATAGGAACGCCCGCGGCGTTTCTCCTAGCCATGGTCGTGCTCGGCATCTTCTCGGTCGGCTTCACGACCATGTCCAAGCACATCACCGCCACCGGCGCGTTCTACGGCTTCATCTCTTTCGGCCTGGGCCGCACCGTCGGTTTGGCGGCGGGGCTGCTCGCGGCCTTCGCGTACATGGTGTTCGAGCCGTCGCTGATCGGCATCTTCTCCTACTTCGCGCACAACACCGTCTCCGATCAGATCGGCGTGGATGTGCCCTGGTGGGTTTTCGCGGTAATCATGTTGGCGATCAATGCCGTCGGTACCTGGTTCGGTGTCGCGGTCGCCGAGCGCCTGCTGGTGGTGCTGCTCGCCACCGAGGTCACGGTGCTCAGCATCATGGCGGTCTCGGTGCTGTTCCACGGTGGCGGTCCGGAGGGGATCTCGCTCGCGCCGATCAACCCGATCAATGCCTTCCACGGCGCGTCCGCCGGACTCGGCCTGTTCTTCGCCTTCTGGTCCTGGGTCGGCTTCGAGTCCACGGCCATGTACGGCGAGGAATCCAAGGATCCCAAGCGAATCATCCCGCGCGCCACCATGATCGCGGTGCTCGGTGTCGGCGCGTTCTACGTCTTCGTCTCCTGGATGGCCATCTCCGGCAGCGGCCAGGACAAGGCGATGGAGCTCGCCGGTTCGGACAATCCGATGAATGTGTTCTTCGGGCCGACCGAAACCTACGTCGGGCACTGGGCGGTCAGCGCCATGCAGTGGCTGATGATCACCGGATCGCTCGCCTGCGGCATGGCATTCCACAACTGCGCGGCCCGCTACCTGTACGCCCTCGGGCGTGAGGGTGCGATTCCCGGGCTCGAGAACACCATCGGGCGCACGCATCCCGAACACGGCTCACCGCATATCGCGGGTCTGGTGCAGACCGTGGTCGCCGCCGTACTGGTGCTGGCCTTCGGTCTCGCGGGCAAGGATCCTTACGCGGGTCTCTACACCCTGCTCGCGGTGCTGGGCACCATGGCGATCCTGATCGTGCAGGCCGTCTGCTCGTTCGCGGTGATGGCGTATTTCCGCAATAACCATCCCGAGACCCGGCACTGGTTCAAGACCTTCCTGGCTCCGCTCATCGGCGGTGTCGCCATGCTCGGCGTGGTGGTGTTGCTGGTGGTCAATATGGGCACCGCCGCGGGCTCCGAAGCGGGATCGTTGGTACTGAAAGCGACCCCGTACCTGGTGGGGCTGGTCATCCTCGCGGGCCTCGGCTACGCGACATATCTCAAGCGCAGGGAGCCGGCCAGGTACGCGCTGCTGGGCCGCGCCGTGCTCGAAGAGACTCATGAGCGGTAG
- a CDS encoding purine-cytosine permease family protein, whose protein sequence is MALTDEPQAAYGDRVIAVEPGGDDYIPDDARHGAPRKLFWTWMSPNMEFATIFVGVLAVTVYGMNFWQASLGLAVGVGLGAVAHYLLSARGPLHGVPQMVLGRLGFGYRGNALPAGFMAIMCGVGWFATNSVSGAFALNSLTGMPKLLSLIVIVLAQTAFAFFGHNLVHAFERIAFPLLAIVFAIGTVVIFGKADLGAAAPAGGVGGIGGFLLTVGTAFGYAAGWNPYAADYSRYLPSSVSKSATGLYASAGLFISCVWLTVVGAASATVATTVEGSPTDVFTANLPTALAKLTLLAIAVGAVAANALNVYSGAMAFVTMGFELPVRTQRALVSALFGLVGFLVAWWALPDAAASYEAFLLIVAYWIGPWLGIVFADEYLRRGQRIDHLLYDRSYTNWGGVAAFLIGLIASVLLFSNQAKFVGYIARQVPELGDITFFVGFLISGAGYLILNRSRISRQAVAA, encoded by the coding sequence GTGGCACTGACCGATGAGCCCCAGGCCGCCTACGGCGACCGCGTCATAGCCGTCGAACCCGGCGGTGACGACTACATCCCCGATGACGCACGGCACGGAGCACCACGAAAGCTGTTCTGGACGTGGATGTCTCCGAATATGGAGTTCGCGACGATCTTCGTCGGCGTGCTCGCGGTGACCGTGTACGGGATGAATTTCTGGCAGGCGAGCCTGGGACTCGCGGTCGGTGTCGGCCTCGGCGCCGTCGCGCACTATCTGCTGTCGGCGCGCGGGCCACTGCATGGCGTGCCGCAAATGGTGCTGGGCCGCTTGGGATTCGGCTATAGGGGCAATGCGCTGCCCGCCGGATTCATGGCCATCATGTGCGGTGTGGGCTGGTTCGCCACCAATAGCGTGAGCGGAGCCTTCGCCCTCAACTCGCTGACCGGCATGCCGAAACTGCTCTCGCTCATCGTGATCGTGCTGGCGCAGACCGCTTTCGCGTTCTTCGGCCACAATCTGGTGCACGCGTTCGAGCGAATCGCCTTCCCGCTCTTGGCGATCGTATTCGCGATCGGCACCGTGGTGATCTTCGGTAAGGCCGATCTCGGTGCGGCGGCACCGGCCGGGGGAGTGGGTGGCATCGGCGGCTTCCTGCTGACCGTCGGCACCGCCTTCGGCTACGCGGCGGGCTGGAATCCCTACGCGGCGGACTACTCCCGGTATCTGCCATCGTCGGTGTCCAAGTCGGCGACCGGGTTGTATGCCTCGGCGGGATTGTTCATCTCCTGTGTCTGGCTGACCGTGGTCGGTGCCGCGTCGGCGACCGTCGCGACCACCGTCGAGGGCAGTCCCACCGATGTCTTCACCGCGAATCTTCCTACGGCACTGGCGAAACTGACCCTGCTGGCCATCGCCGTCGGTGCGGTCGCCGCCAATGCGTTGAATGTGTATTCGGGCGCAATGGCTTTCGTGACCATGGGCTTCGAACTGCCGGTGCGCACCCAGCGCGCGCTCGTCTCGGCGCTCTTCGGTCTGGTCGGCTTCCTGGTCGCCTGGTGGGCATTGCCCGACGCGGCCGCCAGCTATGAGGCGTTCCTGCTGATCGTCGCCTACTGGATCGGGCCGTGGTTGGGCATTGTCTTCGCCGACGAATATCTGCGGCGCGGTCAGCGCATCGACCATCTGCTCTATGACCGCTCCTATACCAATTGGGGTGGGGTGGCGGCCTTCCTGATCGGCCTGATCGCCTCGGTGCTGCTCTTCTCCAATCAGGCGAAATTCGTCGGCTATATCGCGCGGCAGGTCCCCGAACTGGGCGATATCACCTTCTTCGTCGGCTTCCTGATCTCCGGCGCGGGCTATCTGATCCTCAACCGGTCCCGGATTTCCCGGCAGGCGGTGGCAGCATGA
- a CDS encoding nucleoside deaminase: MVNAKDLLVTAVEEARLGLSEGGIPIGAALFDSAGNLLGRGHNRRVQAGDPSLHAETDAFRNAGRRRDYRDTIMVTTLSPCWYCSGLVRQFGIGAVIVGEAKTFNGGHEWLAEQGVSITVLDDPGCVDMMERFIAARPELWNEDIGVAE, encoded by the coding sequence ATGGTCAATGCAAAGGATCTGCTGGTCACCGCGGTGGAAGAGGCGCGGCTCGGGCTCAGCGAGGGCGGTATTCCGATCGGTGCGGCCCTGTTCGACTCCGCCGGAAACCTGCTCGGGCGCGGGCATAATCGCCGCGTACAGGCCGGAGACCCGAGTCTGCACGCCGAGACCGACGCCTTCCGCAATGCCGGTCGCCGTCGCGATTATCGCGACACCATCATGGTCACCACGCTTTCACCGTGCTGGTATTGCAGCGGTCTGGTGCGCCAATTCGGTATCGGCGCGGTCATTGTCGGTGAGGCGAAGACCTTCAACGGCGGCCACGAATGGCTTGCCGAGCAAGGGGTTTCGATCACGGTGCTGGACGATCCCGGCTGTGTCGACATGATGGAGCGGTTCATCGCCGCCCGCCCGGAGCTCTGGAACGAGGACATCGGAGTGGCCGAGTGA
- a CDS encoding isopenicillin N synthase family dioxygenase has product MNAIATVDLDRWRAGGADAAQVLREVDAGMQRAGFLLVRGHGVPQGLPADLRAAARRFFALPAEVKQRYATAVGGRGWIGPGMEANGYAEGTATPPDLKETFAIGADTRTGDARVDDVWFLENVWPDEVIELRELFTTYTAAMRVLSDELLALFAAALDLPHNPFQGLASLPTWTCNINWYPPLTHVGAPEPGQFRIGPHTDFGTVTVLDREPGAGGLQVYTEAGGWADAPYDPTALTVNIGDLLAHWSGQRWPAGRHRVLPPQAAAPDEDLVSLIYFYELDHDARVTPLEPPIGRTGGLRPVVSAEFLRTRLDAITLG; this is encoded by the coding sequence GTGAACGCCATCGCGACCGTCGACCTGGACCGCTGGCGTGCGGGCGGCGCGGACGCCGCGCAGGTGCTGCGCGAGGTCGACGCGGGCATGCAGCGCGCCGGATTCCTGCTGGTGCGCGGACACGGTGTGCCGCAAGGACTTCCGGCCGACCTCCGGGCGGCGGCCCGCCGCTTCTTCGCCCTGCCCGCCGAGGTGAAGCAGCGCTACGCCACCGCGGTCGGCGGGCGCGGCTGGATCGGTCCGGGTATGGAGGCCAATGGCTATGCCGAGGGCACCGCGACGCCACCCGATCTCAAGGAGACCTTCGCCATCGGCGCGGACACCCGCACCGGGGACGCGCGGGTGGATGACGTCTGGTTTCTCGAGAATGTCTGGCCCGACGAGGTGATCGAACTGCGCGAGCTGTTCACCACCTACACCGCTGCCATGCGCGTGCTCTCGGATGAGCTGCTGGCCCTGTTCGCCGCCGCACTCGACCTGCCGCACAACCCTTTTCAAGGTTTGGCGAGCCTGCCGACCTGGACCTGCAATATCAACTGGTATCCGCCGCTGACCCACGTCGGCGCACCCGAACCCGGACAATTCCGCATCGGCCCGCACACCGACTTCGGCACCGTCACCGTGCTCGATCGTGAGCCCGGCGCGGGCGGGCTGCAGGTGTACACCGAAGCAGGCGGCTGGGCGGACGCGCCTTACGATCCGACGGCTCTCACCGTGAATATCGGTGACCTGCTGGCACATTGGAGCGGTCAGCGCTGGCCCGCCGGACGACATCGCGTCCTCCCGCCGCAGGCCGCCGCACCCGATGAGGACCTGGTGTCCCTCATCTACTTCTACGAACTCGATCACGATGCGCGGGTGACACCCCTCGAACCGCCGATCGGCCGGACCGGCGGCCTGCGACCGGTGGTGTCCGCCGAGTTCCTGCGAACTCGACTCGACGCCATCACCCTCGGCTGA
- a CDS encoding NADPH-dependent F420 reductase: MTTLGLIGSGNIGGTLARLAVAAGIDVVLSNSRGPESLAELVGELGERARAGTAEEAAAAGDIVVVTVPLKAYRDVPAEPLVGKVVIDTNNYYPERDGEFPDLEAGTATSSELLQRHLPRSRVVKAFNNIYFKHLAVLSRPAGAPDRSALPIAGDDSEAKAAAAQLISALGFDTVDIGGASDSWRTQPGTPVYGPPYAVSEPFWESEAKPGDAETVRKAVEAAERG, encoded by the coding sequence ATGACAACTCTGGGACTTATCGGGAGCGGCAATATCGGCGGTACGCTGGCACGACTTGCCGTGGCCGCGGGAATCGACGTGGTGCTGAGTAACTCCCGGGGGCCGGAATCACTGGCCGAGTTGGTCGGGGAGCTGGGGGAGCGGGCCAGGGCCGGGACCGCCGAGGAGGCCGCGGCGGCCGGTGACATCGTCGTGGTGACGGTGCCGCTCAAGGCGTATCGCGATGTACCGGCCGAACCGTTGGTCGGCAAGGTCGTCATCGACACCAATAATTACTACCCCGAACGCGATGGTGAGTTCCCGGATCTGGAGGCGGGTACCGCCACCAGTAGTGAACTGCTGCAACGGCATCTGCCGCGGTCACGAGTTGTGAAGGCGTTCAACAACATCTACTTCAAGCATCTCGCGGTGCTGAGTCGCCCGGCAGGCGCCCCGGATCGCTCGGCGCTGCCGATCGCGGGCGATGATTCCGAGGCGAAAGCGGCTGCGGCACAACTGATCAGCGCGTTGGGCTTCGATACCGTCGATATCGGCGGTGCGAGCGACAGCTGGCGGACCCAGCCCGGTACCCCGGTCTACGGTCCGCCTTACGCGGTGTCGGAGCCGTTCTGGGAGAGCGAGGCCAAGCCCGGTGACGCCGAGACGGTGCGCAAGGCGGTCGAGGCCGCCGAGCGGGGCTAA
- a CDS encoding nuclear transport factor 2 family protein, with amino-acid sequence MDSIAMEQIRALKHRYLRTLDLKLWDEFADTLSKDIVASYGSPSGGQPLEFTGRDAVADYMRNALSGNIITVHVATHPEIQVDGETASGSWLLEDTVIAPDYNFLIRGAAYYNDTYRLEDGVWRIASTGYKRIFEAKMAPEALPGFEITANAWAPSTAG; translated from the coding sequence ATGGATTCGATTGCAATGGAGCAGATCCGAGCGCTCAAGCACCGCTACCTACGCACCCTTGATCTCAAACTGTGGGACGAGTTCGCCGATACCCTCAGCAAGGACATCGTCGCCTCGTACGGCTCCCCGTCGGGCGGTCAGCCGCTGGAATTCACCGGTCGGGATGCCGTTGCCGACTACATGCGCAATGCCCTGAGCGGCAATATCATCACCGTGCACGTGGCCACCCACCCGGAGATCCAGGTGGATGGCGAAACCGCCTCCGGCTCTTGGCTGCTGGAGGATACGGTGATAGCGCCGGACTATAACTTCCTGATTCGCGGCGCCGCCTACTACAACGACACCTACCGCCTGGAAGACGGCGTATGGCGGATCGCGAGCACCGGCTACAAGCGCATCTTCGAGGCCAAGATGGCCCCCGAAGCGCTGCCCGGCTTCGAAATCACCGCCAACGCCTGGGCTCCCAGCACCGCGGGTTAG